The genomic DNA aactgttttgtttttgttttttaacacTAAACTAAATGTTTTCCACTGTGAGATACAGTGGAGGATTTTGGCTGGAGTTCATGACCTCCAGTCAGATTATCTGATTATTGttcatttttatgtatttgatTAAGTTTGGAATGGTGTCATTTTGTGTGGGGAGCAACAAAACCATAATTCAATCATATCATATATTGAAAGTTCAAAGTTTTTGTCCAATGGCAGAAGAGTTTAACGTGCTCTTGTTTTGTAGAGTATCTTAAAGACATCTCGAATGGCAGAAGAGTTGAATGTGCTCTTGTTTTGTAGAGTATCTTAAAGACATCTCTAATGGGAAGAGGTGTTTCACCTGCAAAGGTGGAGACTGTAATTTAACTGTGGAGTGTTTGGGGAATGAAGATCGCTGTGTCACGTCCACATCTACAGGTGAGAAATATGATTCCCATTCATACACTTTCAATTCCAACATCTCTCTTCCAGAATATGATTCCCACTTTCAATCCCATCATCTCTCTTCCAGAGAGCTTAAACTGACAGACAAACTTTTTTGGATTCAATATTGACAACCCAATTGACAACAAAAAtgattaaccctcctattatgttcaaaatttacccacatctattatgcttggggtcaatttgaccccagcaatttaaacctcccaaaaaaattcataatttttttttttacccaagtttatgtgtcaggtactttaggtttgtttgttgactacctaaatagcccttaaaaataaaataatatccccacccactccctttatacatccagaatacatgttacgcgactatggagaaatatgcagatccccataaaatctcactgattgacctaaaattggaaagagatatccttctggtgtttttatggcttcatattatttctaagtacatattgttgttatctataacatttggaataaaaaactatttcttttatcaagaaaagtaacaatgtgatgaaaaaagttgatatttcttatatattttatacaattaaaacagcctggggtcaaattgaccccaaacaacacctatgcgtaaagcatgtgtacaggacattgaaaacatatcatcatgttaattttgtgtttacccagttgtccccattaaattaggaaaagtcattaaatatgaagaaaaacaaattatgtcaaacatttattcagagacgttaaacattgaatggggtcaaattgaccccaaacataataggagggttcaAACATTTTCAGTCAGGTTCATTTGAAAAAATGAACCTGGTTATCATTTAATCATTTCTCATTGATCTAGTCAGAATTATCACTGATGGGGGGCAAACAGTAGCctcgaccacattcgggcttgacgcccatggaggacacgggttcgaatccggcccgatgtcatttctcctgtccactccccacctcttctccctctcatttcctgtcccaatCTTCACTAATCTATCAAgtaaaggcataaaagcccaaaaacaaatcttaaaaaaaaaaaaagaattatcaCTGATTTCTATCATCCTTCCCCTCCCCGTCTGGCTCCCTGTTGTAGAGGCTGATCAGAGACCCCCGCGTACTCAGAAgggatgtgtgtctgcatccatCTGCCAGCAGAGGGACTCGAGCCACTTTCTAGCCAGCATGGCGGACAGCCTGGACTGCTGTGAGGGGGACCTGTGCAACGGCGTGCAGGGGACCAATCAGAACGCAGGAAACATGGGTCATGTGACCAAGAGCAACACACAGAACCTCCTTCTTTTGCTGCTGATGTGTTTGGCTTCCAGTGATCTTGTCTCTTGAGCTCACACCTCTCTGcctccgatgtgtgtgtgtgtgtgtgtgtgtgtgtgtgtgttcacacctctctaactctgatgtgtgtgtgtgtgtgtgtgtttttttttaaatgtattgtttggaggataaccccttgagatgcagcatctcgttttcgagggggtcctcaagacacaagacaaagacaaatacatgcacattcaaACTCGCATTCAAACAAGTTCCCCCTCTCCCAGACCCCACCGACTCCCTATTGAATACAGTACATATCGCATTATTGAGaggcatatatacacatatacatacatacacacatatatatatatatatatacatacatacacatatacatacatacatacatatatatgcacacatatatacacaaaccttcacccatacacacgtacagtattcactcataaataaaaaagaaagaaaagtccaGTCACACATGAGCAAAACATTTACAGCAACAATTTGCTGGTAAGTAATTATAAAGGGATGTTTTAAAGGAGTGCAAAGAAGTGACAGATCTTAGAGTTcttcctgtgatgtgtgtgttctatatcTGTGTTCACAGCTCTcttcctgtgatgtgtgtgtgtgtgtgtgtgtgtgtgtgtgtgtgtgttcacacctctcttcctctgatgtgtgtgttctgtatctctctgcctgtgatgtgtgtgtgttcacacctctcttcctgtgatgtgtgtgtgtgtgtgtgtgttcacacctctcttcctctgatgtgtgtgtgtgtgtgtgttcacacctctcttcctctgatgtgggtgtgatgtgtgtgtgttcacacttctcttcctctgttgtgtgtgtgtgtgtgtgtgtgtgtgttcacacctctcttcctctgatgtgtgtgttctatatcTGTGTtcacacctctcttcctctgatgtgtgtgtgtgtgtgtgtgtgtgtgtgtgtgtgtgttcacacctctctgcctctgatgtgtgtgtgtgtgtgtgtgtgtgtgtgtctgtgttcacacctctcttcctgtgatgtgtgtgtgtgtgtgtgtgtgtgttcacacctctcttcctctgatgtgtgtgtgtgtgtgtgtgtgttcacacctctctgcctctgatgtgtgtgttctctataTGTGTTCACACCTCTCTgcctatgatgtgtgtgtgtgtgtgtgtgttcacacctatcttcctttgatgtgtgtgtgtgtgtgtgtgtgtgtgtgtgtgtgtgtgtgttcacccctctcttcctgtgatgtgtgtgtgtgtgtctgtgttcacacCTCTCTgcctatgatgtgtgtgttctgtacctctcttcctgtgatgtgtgtgtgtgtgtgtgttcacacctctcttcttgtgatgtgtgtgtgtgtgtgtttgtgtgtgtgtgtgtgtgttcacacctcTCTgcctatgatgtgtgtgttctgtatctctcttcctgtgatgtgtgtgttctctataTGTGTTCACAGCTCTCTTCCTTCAATCTCTATGTTCTCCCTGTTCCTGTAtctttctttcaatctctctctcacagctgccATACAGTAACAGTCTAAACATGGTCAATAAAGGGGTTCATTCCACACTGTCTGGCCCATctcttcataaacacacacacacacacacacacacacacacacacacacacacacacacacacacacacacacacacacacactctgtttggCCCATctcttcataaacacacacacacacacacacacacacacacacacacacacacactgtttggccCATCCCTTCATAAACATGCTGGCTGCTAGTTTTGTTGATATCTGAGCTCGACAgcaaatcaaatgacacccttGTCTTTCTCGCTCCTAAGgaaacgtgttgattggctgaattAGTTTATAGCCCGgaccgagccactatgtttgtttcctaaTCACAGAGCAAGGAATGTGTGTGAACAGTGGAGGTTTatttagtgtacacacacacacgtacacacacacacacacacacacacacatacacacacacacacacacacacacacacacacacgtacacacacacacacacacacacacacacacacacacacacacacacacacgtatacacaagcACGTATACACGGACCGCTAGAGGACCGATAGGAGCAAtccgctgaatttgacaaaatgtgtatcggattagaatcatggactgcGCCTTTAAGCCTGATATTCTCCACCATTAACTGCGTCCAAGCACATGTAAATAGACATGATTGGACTTTTGGTAAGAATTGAAATTATGTTTTGCAACATATAGTACTTTCAAGAGTTGTAGTTTCAAGGGAGGAgattcaaaatcacaaatacTTAAATACAAATCTAGATCAGCAGTAAATGCAACATACCTTTGTTAACGTGCACTCTTTCCCCTCACCATTCCATTGAAAGCATCAGGCTACCATTAGTGATATACTGTGGATGAGCCCTTGGACATCATTCACCTTTTCAC from Clupea harengus chromosome 18, Ch_v2.0.2, whole genome shotgun sequence includes the following:
- the LOC105891007 gene encoding uncharacterized protein LOC105891007; this encodes MDLKAVLIWTCALISQVRSLMCNNCFSDAGGTCHDVQGPCPDACASVRIATYVGEWRKGVMNMKTCSTADICVMGSLNFGTKRVKVESTCCTTDLCNDQPPPEYLKDISNGKRCFTCKGGDCNLTVECLGNEDRCVTSTSTEADQRPPRTQKGCVSASICQQRDSSHFLASMADSLDCCEGDLCNGVQGTNQNAGNMGHVTKSNTQNLLLLLLMCLASSDLVS